In the Helianthus annuus cultivar XRQ/B chromosome 11, HanXRQr2.0-SUNRISE, whole genome shotgun sequence genome, one interval contains:
- the LOC110920443 gene encoding xyloglucan endotransglucosylase/hydrolase protein 15, giving the protein MGHSSHNTCAVALAISCLIVAASAGSFYDEMDITFGGERAKISNGGQDLSLSLDQYSGSGFQSKHEYLFGRFDMQLKLVPGNSAGTVTTFYLSSQGAGHDEIDFEFLGNTTGSPYTIHTNVYSQGKGDKEQQFHLWFDPTAAFHTYTIVWNAQRIIFLIDNIPVRVFNNHEAAGVPFPKSQPMRVYASLWNADDWATQGGRVKTDWKNAPFTAYYRKFNANADKVGPNSRSTSSVNDNQAWRTQGVDAAGRNRIRWVQNKHMIYNYCNDRRRFTNGLPAECTRSRFL; this is encoded by the exons ATGGGACATTCAAGCCATAATACTTGTGCAGTTGCTCTAGCAATTTCATGTCTGATTGTAGCTGCATCGGCAGGAAGTTTTTATGACGAAATGGACATCACTTTTGGAGGCGAACGTGCTAAAATTTCCAATGGCGGTCAGGATCTCTCCCTTTCACTCGATCAGTACTCCGGGTCGGGTTTCCAGTCCAAGCACGAGTACCTCTTTGGAAGGTTCGACATGCAACTCAAACTAGTACCTGGAAACTCTGCTGGTACAGTCACCACCTTCTAT TTATCGTCACAAGGCGCAGGGCATGATGAGATAGACTTTGAGTTCTTGGGCAACACCACAGGAAGCCCTTACACAATCCACACCAACGTATACTCGCAAGGGAAAGGAGATAAGGAACAACAGTTTCACCTATGGTTCGACCCAACTGCCGCCTTCCACACCTACACTATTGTATGGAACGCACAAAGAATCAT TTTCTTGATTGATAACATACCAGTGAGGGTGTTTAACAACCATGAGGCTGCTGGAGTTCCCTTTCCCAAGAGCCAACCGATGAGAGTGTACGCCAGCCTGTGGAATGCAGATGACTGGGCAACCCAGGGTGGGCGTGTGAAAACTGACTGGAAAAACGCACCTTTCACCGCTTACTACAGGAAATTCAATGCCAATGCCGATAAAGTTGGTCCTAACTCAAGGTCGACAAGCTCTGTAAATGACAACCAGGCATGGAGAACTCAAGGAGTCGATGCAGCTGGCCGAAACAGGATTAGGTGGGTGCAGAACAAGCACATGATCTACAACTACTGCAATGACCGCAGACGCTTTACTAACGGTCTTCCTGCTGAATGCACACGCTCCAGATTCCTCTAA